One stretch of Paraburkholderia fungorum DNA includes these proteins:
- the recN gene encoding DNA repair protein RecN, which yields MLRHLSIRDFVIVAALDLEFDGGFTVFSGETGAGKSILIDALALALGARADANVVRTGETRADITAEFETHAQVEQWLDEQALGPAADDGHHGGTVMLRRVIDANGRSRAFINGTAATLAQLREVGEMLVDIHGQHAHQLLMRPDAQRELFDTHAGLSDTAATVTRAWRMWREKVQAVEHAKTRDRELQLERERLAWQLTELDKLSPQPGEWEEVNAEHRRLSHSANLIDGVQGALGALSESDEAMITHLASIVSKVRDLAEIDPALNDVLAALEPAEIQLQEAAYSLSHYAQRLELDPDRLAQVDKRLDALHSAARKFRLQPETLPEEHQARRAQLAALDAAADLDSLHAAEAKAKEAFLTEARKLSKARAKAGNALGAAVTTGMQELSMKGGSFEVALVPLPEGGAHGLEQVEFRVAGHAGVPLRPLAKVASGGELARISLALAVIASAASPTPTLIFDEVDTGIGGGVAEVVGRLLHQLGQARQVLCVTHLPQVAARGDHHFQVAKAGNGKGGTVSSVISLDKASRVEEVARMLGGLEITATTRKHAKEMLAA from the coding sequence ATGCTTCGCCACCTCTCGATACGCGACTTCGTCATCGTCGCCGCGCTCGATCTCGAATTCGACGGCGGCTTTACTGTTTTCTCCGGCGAAACCGGCGCCGGCAAGTCGATCCTGATCGACGCGCTGGCACTCGCGCTCGGTGCACGCGCCGACGCGAACGTCGTGCGCACCGGCGAGACCCGCGCCGACATCACGGCCGAATTCGAAACCCATGCTCAGGTCGAGCAATGGCTCGACGAACAGGCACTCGGGCCGGCCGCCGACGACGGCCATCACGGTGGCACCGTCATGTTGCGGCGCGTAATCGATGCGAACGGCCGCTCGCGGGCTTTCATCAACGGAACGGCGGCGACGCTCGCGCAGTTGCGCGAAGTCGGCGAAATGCTGGTGGACATTCACGGCCAGCATGCGCACCAGTTGCTAATGCGCCCGGACGCGCAACGCGAACTGTTCGACACGCACGCCGGGCTTTCCGACACCGCCGCGACCGTTACGCGGGCGTGGCGCATGTGGCGCGAGAAGGTGCAGGCGGTCGAGCACGCAAAGACCCGCGACCGCGAGTTGCAACTGGAACGCGAACGGCTCGCCTGGCAGCTCACCGAACTGGACAAACTCTCGCCGCAGCCGGGCGAATGGGAAGAGGTCAACGCTGAGCATCGGCGGCTGTCGCATTCGGCGAATCTGATCGATGGCGTGCAAGGGGCGCTCGGCGCGCTGTCGGAATCGGACGAGGCGATGATCACGCATCTGGCCTCGATCGTGTCGAAGGTGCGCGATCTTGCGGAAATCGATCCGGCATTGAACGACGTGCTGGCCGCGCTCGAACCCGCTGAAATCCAGTTGCAGGAAGCCGCGTATTCGCTGAGTCATTACGCGCAGCGGCTCGAACTCGATCCGGACCGGCTCGCGCAGGTCGACAAACGCCTTGATGCATTGCACTCGGCGGCACGCAAGTTCCGCCTTCAGCCGGAAACGCTGCCCGAAGAACATCAGGCTCGCCGCGCGCAACTGGCCGCGCTCGACGCCGCGGCAGATCTCGACAGCCTGCACGCAGCAGAAGCCAAGGCTAAAGAAGCCTTCCTGACCGAAGCCAGGAAACTGTCGAAGGCACGAGCCAAAGCGGGCAACGCGCTAGGCGCGGCGGTCACCACCGGCATGCAGGAACTGTCGATGAAAGGCGGCAGCTTCGAAGTCGCGCTGGTGCCGCTGCCCGAAGGCGGCGCGCACGGGTTGGAGCAGGTCGAGTTCCGCGTCGCCGGTCATGCGGGGGTGCCGCTGCGGCCGTTGGCAAAGGTTGCGTCGGGCGGCGAACTGGCGCGGATCAGCCTCGCGCTTGCGGTCATTGCCAGCGCGGCAAGCCCGACACCCACGCTGATTTTCGACGAAGTGGATACCGGCATCGGCGGCGGCGTCGCCGAAGTGGTGGGACGGTTGTTGCATCAGCTTGGGCAAGCGCGCCAGGTGTTGTGCGTGACCCACCTGCCGCAAGTAGCCGCGCGCGGCGACCATCATTTTCAGGTCGCGAAAGCGGGTAATGGCAAGGGCGGTACGGTGAGCAGCGTGATTTCGCTCGACAAGGCGAGCCGCGTCGAAGAAGTCGCGCGGATGCTGGGCGGTCTGGAAATCACCGCGACCACGCGCAAGCACGCGAAGGAAATGCTGGCGGCTTAG
- a CDS encoding YhdP family protein translates to MSERNESADPHVTGQVRPVSGSDHIVLRRIFRVALALALVLYFIATGLFLGLRYVVLPRVDSFRPRIEAAVSEKLRTQFTIGKLAPYWSGFQPGLDVTNLVIRDHEGRPALTIPHATATLSWKSLWQFHPALSSLIVDQPDVLVSRSSDGVMSVAGVPVPTRHSGNDTLSTWLLRQQAIVLRGGVLRWRDAQHDAPELALRDIRIAILNDGYDHRLALQAPPDGQVLHGPIDFRTNFRHAPLSAIGKPVNWTGQAYVSTGPVDLPTLARYVNFPIETYAGRIGNAIWIDFSDGRMKAASGQLTGMDVALRVRPTQPKLLLPVAHFSWRVEADGDDYQLQLKNLRAELGQPPLDDGTPLTRTLAFATLNGRYRMASQQHGQLLSVSGDRVDLGILAEFSRALPLPKPLLNSLVRFNPRGLVANYVIEVERGKPESGEAGSDHRPTGAEPIERYRFKGDLQGISVAAQEPPPGLTPLNHPRAGIPGIENLWGSVDADENHGTAILDTSNVAITLPGVFDDPRLKLDRLHGRADWTMGTKAPGENRPAFTVKLADFGVSNADVAATASADYSNPGHGRGSLDLKADFQRAQVTRIYRYLPTSISEKLRIYLSHGLQAGMSHGATIEIHGDLTKFPYARDPSAGIFRVYAPFKGGKFDPSPYPPRNMRNGTPNVWPPLDDIDGVFELKQNVMRFDIDRGRYKRVALTGVNGKIDDLGTKASNLIIQGNGRGPLADMLDYVNDSSLGIMAKHQTEKIRAEGPASLALKLTIPRTPKPHIGVEGAVGFLNNRLSVDNVPPLSQLNGRVKFTEHTAEVDRLSGQFLGGDVHANGGFRQNGTYALNLNGHIAVDAARGLNLHGPAAQVLMRMSGSAPYALNVRGAKGQLPEVTANSDLTGLGLDFPAPFDKPLGTAMPLHFAVNPSPAPGEAGLERADLTFGPIAATYVLRYQPKAAPTVVRGAIGVNKPADLPSQGVVANIDIPEFDADAWRALVTQMRNRDTPATAPVTSATATAPATAATPNPAVAQFLPSRFALHIDTLTLLKRHWDNVIVGASHADRQWQANIASNQVSGHVSWLPGATRESPGELQARFARVVIPSVADKDLLGPAMSAPAQNMPSIDLIVNELIVRDRNIGKLEVNAHNFTEDGVPVWQLDKLDVTNAAAKLTATANWRTSTGADNSADEAAQRRTVFDFKLDIKDAGALLEQFGKPRTIKAGEGSLAGRMVWRGGPTAIDYPTLNGNLAVDLRHGQILKIDQGVATLLGVLSLQSLARVVTLDFRDVIGEGLPFKQVSGTAQIHDGIGRTDNFKLVTAPARAEMKGSIDLAQETQDLHVHLVPTVSAGAGVIAATVINPLFGLGALVADLALSHSVSHMFARDYAITGSWAKPHVERVKSDRGKMDAPASTVEAN, encoded by the coding sequence ATGTCCGAGCGAAACGAATCCGCCGACCCGCACGTAACCGGGCAGGTCCGGCCTGTGAGCGGAAGCGACCACATCGTGCTGCGTCGGATTTTTCGCGTGGCACTGGCGCTCGCGCTGGTCCTCTACTTTATTGCAACGGGGCTGTTCCTCGGCTTGCGCTATGTCGTGCTGCCGCGCGTCGATTCGTTCCGGCCGCGCATCGAGGCAGCAGTTTCCGAAAAGCTGCGCACGCAATTCACTATCGGCAAGCTCGCGCCTTACTGGAGCGGATTTCAGCCGGGGCTCGACGTTACCAACCTGGTGATTCGCGATCACGAAGGGCGGCCCGCGCTGACCATCCCGCACGCCACCGCCACGCTGTCGTGGAAGTCGCTGTGGCAGTTTCATCCGGCGTTGTCGAGCCTGATCGTCGATCAGCCGGACGTGCTGGTGTCGCGCAGCAGCGACGGCGTGATGTCGGTGGCGGGCGTGCCGGTGCCGACCCGGCATAGCGGCAACGACACCTTGTCCACCTGGCTGTTGCGTCAGCAGGCCATCGTGCTGCGCGGCGGCGTACTGCGCTGGCGCGATGCGCAGCACGACGCGCCCGAACTCGCGCTGCGCGACATCCGCATTGCGATTCTCAACGACGGCTACGACCACCGGCTCGCGCTGCAGGCGCCGCCGGACGGCCAGGTGCTGCACGGTCCGATCGATTTCCGCACGAACTTCCGGCACGCGCCGCTCTCCGCGATCGGCAAGCCGGTCAACTGGACCGGGCAGGCGTATGTCTCGACCGGTCCCGTCGATCTGCCGACCCTCGCGCGTTACGTCAACTTCCCGATCGAGACCTACGCGGGGCGCATCGGCAACGCTATCTGGATTGATTTCTCCGATGGCCGCATGAAGGCGGCGAGCGGGCAACTCACCGGCATGGACGTGGCGCTGCGCGTTCGTCCGACGCAACCGAAGCTGCTGCTGCCCGTCGCTCACTTCTCGTGGCGCGTCGAAGCCGATGGCGACGACTATCAGTTGCAACTAAAAAATCTGCGCGCCGAACTCGGCCAGCCGCCGCTCGACGACGGCACTCCGCTCACCCGCACGCTCGCGTTCGCGACGCTGAACGGGCGTTACCGGATGGCCTCGCAGCAGCACGGACAACTGCTCAGCGTCAGCGGCGATCGCGTCGATCTGGGCATTCTCGCGGAATTCAGCCGCGCGCTGCCGTTGCCTAAACCCCTGCTGAACAGCCTCGTGCGCTTCAATCCACGCGGACTCGTTGCCAACTATGTGATCGAAGTGGAACGCGGCAAGCCGGAGTCCGGCGAGGCGGGCAGCGATCATCGGCCGACCGGCGCGGAGCCGATCGAGCGCTATCGTTTCAAGGGCGATCTGCAAGGCATCAGCGTGGCCGCCCAGGAGCCACCGCCCGGGTTGACGCCGCTGAATCACCCGCGCGCGGGCATCCCCGGGATCGAAAATCTGTGGGGCAGCGTCGATGCCGACGAAAACCACGGCACCGCGATTCTCGACACCTCCAACGTGGCCATCACGCTGCCGGGCGTATTCGACGATCCGCGCCTGAAGCTCGACCGTCTGCATGGCCGCGCCGACTGGACCATGGGTACCAAAGCGCCGGGCGAAAACCGTCCGGCGTTCACGGTGAAGCTGGCCGACTTCGGCGTGTCGAACGCGGACGTCGCGGCCACTGCCTCCGCCGACTACAGCAATCCGGGCCACGGACGCGGCTCGCTCGACCTCAAAGCCGACTTCCAGCGCGCGCAGGTCACGCGCATTTACCGCTATCTGCCGACCAGCATCAGCGAGAAGCTGCGTATCTATCTGAGCCACGGCCTGCAGGCCGGCATGTCGCATGGCGCGACGATCGAAATACACGGCGACCTGACCAAGTTCCCGTACGCGCGCGACCCCAGCGCCGGGATTTTCCGCGTCTATGCGCCGTTCAAAGGCGGCAAGTTCGACCCGTCGCCCTACCCGCCGCGCAACATGCGCAACGGCACGCCGAACGTGTGGCCGCCGCTCGACGACATCGACGGCGTGTTCGAACTCAAGCAGAACGTGATGCGCTTCGATATCGACCGTGGACGTTACAAGCGGGTCGCGCTCACCGGCGTCAACGGCAAGATCGACGACCTGGGCACCAAGGCGTCGAACCTCATCATCCAGGGCAACGGGCGCGGGCCGCTCGCCGACATGCTCGATTACGTGAACGACAGCTCGCTCGGCATCATGGCCAAACACCAGACCGAGAAGATTCGCGCCGAGGGACCGGCGTCGCTCGCGCTGAAACTGACCATTCCGCGTACGCCGAAACCGCACATCGGCGTGGAAGGCGCGGTGGGCTTCCTGAACAACCGGCTGAGCGTAGACAACGTGCCGCCGCTATCGCAACTGAACGGCCGCGTGAAGTTCACCGAGCATACGGCGGAGGTCGACCGGCTCTCCGGGCAGTTCCTCGGCGGCGACGTGCACGCGAACGGCGGCTTCCGGCAGAACGGCACGTACGCGCTGAACCTGAACGGCCATATCGCCGTCGATGCCGCACGCGGCCTCAATCTGCATGGCCCCGCTGCGCAGGTGCTGATGCGCATGAGCGGCAGCGCGCCGTACGCGTTGAACGTGCGCGGCGCGAAAGGGCAGTTGCCGGAAGTGACGGCGAATTCCGACCTCACCGGCCTCGGGCTCGACTTCCCCGCGCCGTTCGACAAACCGCTCGGCACGGCCATGCCGCTGCACTTCGCGGTCAACCCGTCGCCGGCTCCCGGCGAAGCGGGTCTGGAACGCGCCGACCTGACCTTCGGGCCGATCGCCGCGACCTATGTGCTGCGCTATCAGCCGAAAGCCGCGCCGACAGTCGTGCGCGGCGCGATCGGCGTTAATAAGCCAGCGGATCTGCCGTCGCAAGGGGTAGTCGCCAATATCGACATACCCGAGTTTGACGCCGACGCATGGCGCGCGCTCGTCACGCAGATGCGCAACCGCGACACCCCCGCCACCGCGCCCGTCACGTCCGCTACCGCCACCGCGCCCGCTACCGCCGCTACGCCGAACCCGGCCGTCGCGCAATTTCTGCCCAGCCGCTTCGCGCTGCACATCGACACGCTGACGCTGCTCAAACGCCACTGGGACAACGTGATCGTCGGCGCGTCGCATGCGGATCGCCAGTGGCAGGCGAACATCGCGTCGAACCAGGTGTCCGGCCATGTGTCGTGGCTACCGGGCGCGACCCGCGAGTCGCCCGGCGAGTTGCAGGCGCGCTTTGCCCGCGTGGTGATTCCATCGGTGGCCGACAAGGATCTGCTCGGCCCGGCGATGTCGGCGCCCGCGCAGAACATGCCGTCGATCGATCTGATCGTGAACGAGCTGATCGTGCGCGACCGCAACATCGGCAAGCTCGAAGTCAACGCGCACAATTTCACCGAAGACGGCGTGCCGGTCTGGCAACTCGACAAGCTCGACGTCACCAACGCCGCCGCGAAGCTGACCGCGACCGCGAACTGGCGCACCTCGACCGGCGCGGACAATTCCGCCGACGAAGCCGCCCAGCGCCGCACGGTGTTCGATTTCAAGCTCGATATCAAGGACGCGGGCGCGTTGCTCGAACAGTTCGGCAAGCCGCGCACGATCAAGGCCGGCGAAGGTTCGCTGGCCGGCCGCATGGTATGGCGCGGCGGCCCGACCGCGATCGACTATCCGACGCTCAACGGCAATCTCGCCGTCGATCTGCGTCACGGCCAGATCCTGAAGATCGATCAAGGTGTGGCTACGCTGCTGGGCGTGCTGAGTCTGCAAAGCCTGGCGCGCGTCGTCACGCTCGATTTCCGCGACGTGATCGGCGAAGGTCTGCCGTTCAAGCAGGTGAGCGGCACCGCGCAGATTCACGACGGCATCGGCCGCACGGACAACTTCAAACTGGTGACCGCCCCGGCGCGCGCCGAGATGAAGGGATCGATCGATCTCGCGCAGGAAACCCAGGATCTGCATGTGCATCTCGTCCCTACTGTCAGCGCTGGGGCGGGCGTAATCGCCGCGACGGTGATCAATCCGCTGTTCGGGCTGGGTGCGCTGGTGGCCGATCTGGCGCTGTCGCACTCGGTGTCGCACATGTTCGCGCGCGACTATGCGATCACCGGTTCGTGGGCGAAGCCGCACGTCGAGCGGGTGAAGAGCGATCGCGGTAAGATGGACGCTCCCGCTTCGACCGTGGAAGCGAACTGA
- a CDS encoding NAD kinase, producing the protein MQVTSQFKTVALVGRNNTPGIGEPLTALASCIAKRGFEVVFEADTAAEIGITDYPALRPAEIGARADVAVVLGGDGTMLGIGRQLAPYRTPLIGINHGRLGFITDIPISDMREIVPQMLAGKFEREERVLLEARIMRDGTPIYHALAFNDVVVNRSGFSGMAELHVSVDGRFMYNQRSDGLIVATPTGSTAYALSSQGPILHPQLQGIVLVPIAPHALSNRPIVLPDDSKVSIQIVSGREVNVNFDMQSFTSLELGDTIEVRRSRHTVPMLHPVGYSHYATLRKKLHWNEYPSHEEDTKP; encoded by the coding sequence ATGCAAGTGACCAGCCAGTTCAAGACCGTCGCGCTCGTCGGGCGCAACAATACGCCGGGCATCGGTGAGCCGCTGACCGCGCTCGCCTCGTGCATCGCAAAGCGCGGCTTCGAAGTCGTATTCGAAGCCGACACCGCGGCCGAAATCGGCATCACCGACTATCCGGCGCTCCGCCCTGCCGAAATCGGCGCGCGCGCCGACGTGGCCGTGGTGCTGGGCGGCGACGGCACGATGCTCGGCATCGGCCGCCAGCTCGCGCCGTACCGCACGCCGCTCATCGGCATCAACCACGGGCGGCTGGGCTTCATTACAGACATCCCGATCTCCGACATGCGCGAGATCGTGCCGCAAATGCTGGCCGGCAAATTCGAGCGCGAAGAACGTGTGCTGCTCGAAGCGCGAATCATGCGCGACGGCACGCCGATCTATCACGCGCTGGCCTTCAACGACGTCGTGGTCAACCGCAGCGGCTTCTCCGGTATGGCGGAACTGCATGTGTCGGTGGACGGCCGCTTCATGTACAACCAGCGCTCGGACGGCCTGATCGTCGCCACGCCGACCGGCTCGACCGCTTACGCGCTGTCGTCGCAAGGGCCGATTCTGCATCCGCAATTGCAGGGCATCGTGCTGGTGCCGATCGCGCCGCATGCGCTGTCGAACCGCCCCATCGTGCTGCCGGACGACTCGAAGGTCAGCATCCAGATCGTGTCCGGGCGTGAAGTGAACGTCAATTTCGACATGCAGTCGTTCACGTCGCTCGAATTGGGCGACACGATCGAGGTGCGCCGCTCACGCCATACGGTGCCCATGCTTCATCCGGTCGGCTATAGCCACTACGCCACGCTGCGCAAAAAGCTGCACTGGAACGAATACCCGTCGCACGAAGAAGACACCAAGCCCTGA
- a CDS encoding carbon-nitrogen hydrolase family protein, whose translation MSETHVSPLSSTAGSSGSPASSFRVAALQMVSTPDRERNLADAERLIAEAAADGAQLVLLPEYFCFMGFKDTDKLAVREPWQDGPIQRFLADAARRHKVWVIGGTLPVTAPEPSRVLNTTLVFDPQGNEVARYDKIHLFNFEKGQESFDEARTIRPGDEVRSFEAPFGRVGLSVCYDLRFPELYRRMGDCALIVVPSAFTYTTGRAHWELLLRARAVENQCYVLAAAQGGQHENGRRTWGHSMLIDPWGEIVAVRDEGAGVVAGNLDRARIDEVRQSLPAWRHRVLS comes from the coding sequence ATGAGCGAAACACACGTCTCTCCACTTTCATCCACCGCGGGGTCCAGCGGCTCTCCTGCCAGCAGCTTCCGTGTCGCCGCATTGCAGATGGTGAGCACGCCGGATCGCGAACGCAATCTGGCCGACGCGGAACGCCTGATCGCCGAAGCCGCCGCCGACGGCGCGCAACTCGTGCTGCTGCCCGAATACTTCTGCTTCATGGGTTTCAAGGACACGGACAAGCTGGCCGTGCGCGAGCCCTGGCAGGACGGCCCGATCCAGCGTTTTCTCGCCGATGCCGCGCGCCGGCACAAGGTCTGGGTGATCGGCGGCACCTTGCCGGTCACGGCACCGGAACCGTCGCGCGTGCTGAACACCACGCTGGTGTTCGACCCGCAGGGCAACGAAGTCGCGCGCTACGACAAGATCCACCTGTTCAACTTCGAAAAAGGCCAGGAATCGTTCGACGAGGCGCGCACCATCCGTCCCGGCGACGAGGTCCGCAGCTTCGAGGCGCCGTTCGGACGGGTCGGGCTGTCGGTCTGCTACGATTTGCGCTTCCCCGAGTTGTACCGGCGCATGGGCGACTGCGCGCTGATCGTGGTGCCGTCCGCGTTCACTTACACCACCGGCCGCGCGCATTGGGAGTTGCTGCTGCGCGCGCGGGCGGTTGAAAACCAGTGTTACGTGCTGGCCGCCGCGCAAGGCGGCCAACATGAAAACGGCCGCCGCACGTGGGGCCACAGCATGCTGATCGACCCGTGGGGCGAGATCGTTGCAGTGCGCGACGAAGGGGCCGGCGTGGTCGCCGGCAATCTTGACCGTGCGCGCATCGACGAGGTGCGACAGAGCCTGCCCGCGTGGCGTCATCGCGTGCTGAGCTGA
- the glnE gene encoding bifunctional [glutamate--ammonia ligase]-adenylyl-L-tyrosine phosphorylase/[glutamate--ammonia-ligase] adenylyltransferase, protein MTDATLLSSSYSHYAARAVAARPQLVAHVTALASAPLSRERIDARFDALCTEAAGAAGTPLSEDALKRALRQLRTEVFCAVMERDLAGEADIAEVTGAMTDLAETTIQRSLAVLSAELEALYGEPRGPQGERLALGVVGMGKLGGRELNVSSDIDLIFVYEEDGETAGGQRSPIATQDFFTRLGKRLIGALAEVTADGYVFRVDMRLRPNGDSGPLVCSLGMLEEYFYVQGREWERYAWIKGRLVSEGASPAAQRLQKQLDAIVTPFVYRRYLDFGVISAIRALHLQIRQEAQRRASMRPDKADDIKLGRGGIREIEFSAQVFQLIRGGQDAGFRVRPTLAVLRHAATHGLLDPSVCVKLSQAYRFLRELEHRLQYRNDAQTHAMPVDPDERIALAQAMGCDYVTLMTRLDAHREFVEQQFDQIFADKVSGRDGCGAPEDGAAAWVWSSALADDSADEALRARLVELGVAEPGDLLSRLRAVWQSSRYTGLAERSRQRFDIVAQRALEAARTLEPEARRGNTIMRFFDLLEAVSRRGAYLALLTEYPQALHQVLSVLGGSRWAAGYLIRHPQLLDELLDEEAINSPFDWPEFKRTLRLRLAAADGVEQQMDLLRHAHQAEVFRILLIDLAGKLSVEHVSDRLSELADAVLDVTLEAVWKQLPKRHREVPRFAVIAYGKLGGKELGYASDLDVIFLYDDPDDVAADVYATYARRLITWLTMATGAGTLFDVDLRLRPNGESGLLVTDLDAFRRYQLREGDAANTAWVWEHQALSRARFCAGDVDIGAKFEAIRERVLTTPREAEPLAKEIVEMRARVEAGHPNHTPGLFDLKHDRGGMVDIEFTVQYWVLLHAASDPELIRNTGNIALLREVSRFGLMSEAEAETVGAAYRTYRKLQHKLRLDGMEKARVDPGLVTTEREVVLGLWRRVFG, encoded by the coding sequence ATGACCGACGCCACTCTCCTGAGTTCCAGCTATTCCCACTACGCCGCGCGTGCTGTGGCAGCCCGTCCGCAACTCGTTGCGCATGTCACGGCGCTGGCGTCGGCGCCATTGAGCCGCGAGCGTATCGACGCGCGTTTCGATGCGTTGTGTACGGAAGCGGCGGGCGCGGCTGGTACGCCATTGAGCGAGGACGCGCTCAAACGGGCGTTGCGCCAGTTGCGCACCGAAGTGTTCTGCGCGGTGATGGAGCGCGACCTGGCGGGCGAAGCCGACATCGCCGAAGTCACCGGCGCGATGACCGATCTCGCGGAGACGACGATCCAGCGCTCGCTCGCGGTGTTGTCGGCGGAACTCGAAGCGCTTTACGGCGAGCCGCGCGGACCGCAAGGCGAGCGGCTCGCGCTCGGCGTGGTGGGCATGGGCAAGCTGGGCGGGCGCGAGTTGAACGTGTCGTCGGATATCGATCTGATCTTCGTCTATGAAGAAGACGGCGAGACGGCCGGCGGCCAGCGCTCGCCGATCGCCACGCAGGACTTTTTTACGCGACTCGGTAAGCGGCTCATCGGCGCGCTCGCCGAAGTCACCGCCGATGGTTACGTGTTCCGCGTCGATATGCGTCTGCGGCCGAACGGCGATTCGGGGCCGCTGGTGTGCAGTCTCGGCATGCTCGAAGAATATTTCTACGTGCAGGGCCGCGAATGGGAGCGTTATGCGTGGATCAAGGGGCGGCTGGTGTCCGAAGGCGCGAGTCCTGCCGCGCAACGCTTGCAGAAACAACTCGACGCGATCGTCACGCCGTTCGTCTACCGCCGTTATCTCGACTTCGGCGTGATCAGCGCGATTCGCGCGCTGCATCTGCAGATCCGCCAGGAAGCGCAGCGCCGCGCGTCGATGCGTCCCGACAAGGCCGACGACATCAAGCTCGGGCGCGGTGGTATCCGCGAAATCGAATTCAGCGCGCAGGTTTTTCAACTGATTCGCGGCGGCCAGGATGCGGGTTTCCGCGTGCGTCCGACGCTCGCCGTGTTGCGGCACGCAGCCACGCATGGGCTGCTGGACCCGTCGGTGTGCGTGAAGCTGTCGCAGGCTTACCGGTTCCTGCGCGAACTCGAACATCGTCTGCAATACCGTAACGACGCTCAGACGCACGCGATGCCGGTCGATCCCGACGAGCGCATTGCGCTGGCGCAAGCGATGGGTTGCGACTACGTGACCTTGATGACCCGGCTCGACGCGCATCGCGAATTCGTCGAGCAGCAGTTCGACCAGATTTTCGCCGACAAGGTGAGCGGCCGCGACGGCTGCGGCGCGCCGGAAGACGGCGCGGCCGCGTGGGTCTGGAGCAGCGCGCTCGCCGACGACAGCGCCGACGAAGCATTGCGCGCGCGCCTCGTCGAACTGGGTGTAGCCGAGCCAGGCGATTTGCTGTCGCGGCTGCGTGCGGTCTGGCAGTCGTCGCGTTACACGGGGCTTGCCGAGCGGAGCCGGCAACGCTTCGACATCGTCGCGCAACGGGCGCTGGAAGCCGCGCGCACGCTGGAGCCGGAGGCGCGGCGCGGCAATACGATCATGCGGTTTTTCGATCTGCTCGAAGCGGTCAGCCGGCGCGGCGCTTATCTGGCGCTGCTGACCGAGTATCCGCAGGCGCTGCATCAGGTGCTGTCGGTGCTGGGCGGCTCGCGCTGGGCGGCGGGTTATCTGATCCGCCATCCGCAATTGCTCGATGAACTGCTCGATGAAGAGGCGATCAACAGCCCGTTCGACTGGCCCGAATTCAAGCGTACGCTGCGCTTGCGCCTCGCGGCCGCCGACGGCGTCGAACAGCAGATGGACCTGCTGCGCCACGCTCACCAGGCCGAGGTGTTCCGCATTCTGCTAATCGACCTTGCGGGCAAGCTGAGCGTCGAGCATGTGAGCGACCGGCTGTCCGAGCTCGCCGACGCCGTGCTCGACGTGACGCTCGAAGCGGTCTGGAAACAGTTGCCGAAGCGCCATCGCGAGGTGCCGCGCTTCGCGGTGATTGCGTACGGCAAGCTGGGCGGCAAGGAACTGGGCTATGCGTCCGATCTCGACGTGATCTTCCTGTACGACGATCCCGACGATGTCGCCGCCGATGTCTACGCCACTTACGCCCGTCGCCTGATCACATGGCTGACCATGGCGACCGGCGCGGGCACCCTGTTCGATGTCGACTTGCGGTTGCGGCCGAACGGCGAGTCGGGGCTGCTCGTCACCGATCTGGACGCGTTCCGCCGCTACCAGTTGCGCGAGGGCGATGCCGCCAACACCGCGTGGGTGTGGGAGCACCAGGCGCTGAGCCGCGCGCGCTTCTGTGCCGGCGATGTCGACATCGGCGCGAAATTCGAGGCGATCCGCGAACGGGTGCTGACCACGCCGCGCGAGGCCGAGCCGCTCGCCAAGGAGATCGTGGAGATGCGCGCGCGGGTCGAGGCGGGGCATCCGAACCATACGCCTGGCCTGTTCGATCTGAAGCACGATCGCGGCGGCATGGTGGATATCGAATTCACCGTGCAGTACTGGGTGTTGCTGCATGCGGCGAGCGATCCCGAGCTGATCCGCAATACCGGGAATATCGCGTTGCTGCGCGAGGTGTCGCGCTTCGGGCTGATGAGCGAGGCGGAGGCGGAGACGGTGGGCGCCGCGTATCGGACGTATCGCAAGTTGCAGCACAAGCTGCGGCTGGACGGGATGGAGAAGGCGCGGGTCGATCCCGGGTTGGTGACGACCGAGCGTGAGGTGGTGCTGGGGTTGTGGAGGCGGGTGTTTGGGTGA